The sequence below is a genomic window from Thalassomonas haliotis.
TTTCAACACAGCTGAAGAAGGAGAAGATCAGCAACAGCTAGCCCTGTGGCAATTACTGACGTCAGAAGAAAAAGATAACGACAACCCCGGGCATAAGGCACTTAATAAAGACTTCCTCAAAGACAAGGTCGCCCTGGCTTATCTGGAAGTAGAAGATGAAGATCTCGATACCTGTACCGGCAGTGACTGTAATGAAAAAGGCTCGAAGATAAACCTGTGTGTCAGAATTTTACTGGTGGCAAAAGAGCAACTCGATCTGCTCAATAAAAAAGGCAAGTCTGAAAAAACGACAAATCTCTACCAGATGCTGCAACAAAAGTATCAGCTGCCGACCTTAAAAATAGGCCGCTTGCACTGGCTCGGCGACAGCAACCACCTGCTGGAGCTGGAAGATATTCTCAAATCATACGCCTTCCTTATCCAGCAAGGTCCGCTGCAGAAAATTCCCGAGGCCTTCAGACAAGCCTTTGAAGTATACGCACCGCTGCTCAGCGAAGATTACCAGGCCAACCCTTTTATCGACTGGCAGCCGCAACTTTGGCGTCAGCAGGCCAAATATCCCCTGGGGATCCAATATTACTACGATCATATCAAAGACTTGATCCTCGCCTATGAAGAGTTCGTCAATCTTGCCTTTGAGGTATTCTCCGCAGCCTGCCTGCCCGATAGCGGCTTCCCCAAGCATCTGATGCTGGGACAGGTAGACGTGGCAACCCAGTGTAAGCCGTCTAGCTACCGCCACCACTTTATCCGTGCCAGCATACCCGGGCAACCGGTGACCGGCGGCAAACTTCACCAGGTAAAATTCTTATTTCAGCGCCTGGTGCTGCTGACCCGGGCATTTAAAGTGCCGCAAACCGGCGACAGTAAAAACCCGATAAAGATCACCCCAAGCAAAGAAAAACAAACGCCTTTGGGTAAACGCAGCCTGCCCTATTATTACGATCTGCAAACCTATCCCCAGCTGAAAAACTTCTGGGACTTTGACCTGGCCAGCCAGTGCCGCTCGCATCAGGTATTCAGCTATCAGGACAACCTGAGTTCGCCGGTATGTGTCGCCGACCTTCCCTTTAGAGACAGTTCCTTTACCGGCCTTTCCCTTATAGATAGGGTAAATATCAATTCCCTGGCGGACATTCAGTCTCTGCTAAAAGATAAGCTATTAACAGAAAAAGTAAGCCTGGCAGAGTTAGACTCCCTGTCTTTCGCTGACAGTAAAACAGACTTTGCCGATATAAAATTATCCTCTGGGCATCCCGAGGTCTTAACTGAAACATTAACCAAATCCTATAACCTCAGTAGCATACCGGAAACCAAGATTTCAGAATCTTTCTCTCTGGGCAGTTTTATCACCCCGACCCCAGGGTTTGATCTCAGAACATTTCCCGGTTCCTTTTCTGGTATAGACCCGAGAGCTTTTCCGGGCTTTGCTCCCAGCCCCTTTCCCGGACCAGTCCCCAGACCACTTCCCGGGCCACTCCCAGGACCAATAACCGGCCCGGCCCCCAGGCCGATACCGTTTCCGCTGCCGTTACCCAAACCCAGCCCGAAACCTATTCCACAACCATTTCCCTGGCCCAAACCTATACCTGTGCCGGTACCTGGACCAACACCTGTCCCGGGACCCACCCCCACACCCGGGCCAAAACCAACGCCAGTACCTAAGCCTGTCCCGGCCCCCAAGGATGTGCTGCTACAAACCCTTAGGGATAAGTTTCCCACGGCAGATACGCTTATTGCGCACCACTATCCGCTGGACGTAGATCAGAACGAATTTCCCTTTTACCGCATCGAAGGCCATCTCGGGGAAAAATACACGGATGCCTTCGACCGCATCAGCCAGTGGATCAAATGTTATAACCTGCCAATCAAGCTGATGGCGCTGAAAGTCGGCAGCAATTACCAGGATATTTCCTCTTCTTTGGGCTGCCAGTTTGACGATATCGAGCTGGTTTACAGCGCCCTGACCCATAAGCTGGCTTGCGAATACAATAAGCTCAAAGAAATGGTCGCAGATATCGAGTTCGACAGCCCCAAAGAAACCGTTGAAATCAGTGAGGTCACAAAAGTTAAGGGCAAATTTATCGACGGCAAAACCAACTTGCCCCTAAGCCGGGTACATTACGCCATCAAAGCCCTCAATATTCACGGCCAGAGCAATGCCCAGGGTGAAATGGAAATCACCGATCTAGCACCCGGCTCATACCAGGTGGAAACCTATATTGATGACTACGGCTCCAAATATTTCCCGATCACGGTACAAGATAAGAAAACCTTAGCCTTAGCCGATATTCCCCTGTATCAGGATGCCCTGCTCGATGAGAAACGCCTGGTTTACAGCCAAAAGGTCGCCGAAAGCGACATTTTAAACAAAGCCAGGGCCTATGCAGAAAAACCTGACTTTTATAGCAGTTCGTTTGACAGCAGAGCCTTTAGCAGCTTAGGCGGCTTAGCCGACGAGACAGATTTTCAACTTAAGACTGAAGCCTTTAAAAGCCCGAGTTATGATCCTTCACTCTTTACCAGCCGGAATATCACCTTAGACCTGTCACAACCGGCCATGACAGAAAAAACCGCTTTCTTTGAAAAGAGAGACCTTGAGAACATAGAGTTTGATCAGATCAAATTTGAGAAAGCACAGCCTGAAAGTCCCCGGGTCGATAAAACCCTGTTTGAACAACCAAGCTTTAGAATAAACACCGCCAAGGCTCTGGCAACGCCGTCACCCTATAAAATAGATTCACTGATCAGGAAAATTAAATTTGATCCGGTCACGGACACCTCATTACTGACCAAACATTATCTGTATAAGAATTTCGCCAATCTCAATATCCGCGAAGATACCGAGATTTTCGAAAAAGTGAGCCAGCCGGTAGACATCACCACCAGTTTAGATCTGCTGCTCAAAGAACTGGAAAAGCCGTTGGCGAAATTCAGCAAGCAAGACTTTACCAATGCCTACCAGATGCTGCTGACCCGGCTGGACATGTTTGAACAGGTTATCGGCAAATACCAAGATTATATCCCGGCAGCAGAACGGCCAGCGCTGCTGCGTTATTTCAACCTGATCCGCGATCAGGGCTGTTTCCAGCAGTTCCAGGGGCTGCTTGATAACTACAACGCCCGCAAATTAAAAATACAGCAAAAGCTATTGCTGTCGGTATATTCAGAGCACAATTGCGGCATGGCGCATGTCGCTGGCTGCTGGGCCGGCGGCACCTTCTTCCTGGCCTATGATGACGAGCACACTGTGGTGCTCGACTTTGCCCTGCCCTATATCTGTTGCTCCGATTGCCCGCCCATAAACCTGTGCAGTACAGAGCCGGTATTATTTAAATTGCCGCTGGAATTTTATTGCAAAAACGACAAGCGAAAATTCAAATTTATTACCAGTCCCCCGGGGGGCGAAGTTATCGGCTCCGGCGTGAGCAAAGAAGTCACCACAGGCGATTTTTATTTTACCCCGGCCTTAGCCGACATTGACGAAGGGGAAATCAAATTCGCTTATTTGATCAATAACACCCGCTATGAATTTTCCGCACTGCTCGCCCAAATTAAAGCGGCCATCAGTTATAAAATCATACAGGTTACCGACGCCCCGAAAAGCGCCGAAATCAAGTTTACCGCCACGCCTCAGGAGGCAGGCGAATACTTATGGGACTTTGGCGACGGCAACAGCTCCAACAAGGCCAACCCGGTACATAGCTTTGATTTAACCCAAGACTCGGCCTTTACCGTAAACTTAACCGTTACAAAAGATCCCTGTATCGGCACAGCCAGCCATGAGCTGACCTTTGAAATTTGCAACGCCAACTTCACCGCTGTGGAAGTGGCGCGCTCATTAGATAAAATCCGCTATGCCTTCAGCCATCCACAAGCCGCCAATACCCGCACCTGGCAACTGGATGAAGATGTGGTGGTTGAAAATCAGGAAACCATTGAGCAGGACTACGAGCTGGCAGACAGCCAGCGGGAAGTCACGGTCACCCTGAGCATAACGCAGGAAACCTGCGATGACAGCAAGTCGCAAACCATTACCATCCCGGCCCGGCGTGAAGTCTCTATCTTTATCGACCGGCTGTTTTTATGTCATCAGGATGTTCACGAGCCTGTGACTTTCGACCCCCCCGGCGGCAAGGCGACAGGCAACGGCCTGGTGCTGATCGACGGCGATTACCATTTCTATCCGGGCCACCCGGACGTACTGCTCGGCGCCAATGAAATCAGCTATGAATACCAGGGAAAAACCGTTTCGGTTGTGGTCACCGTTGATGCCATAACCCAAGAGTTTACCGCACAGATAGCCCAGATAGATGCCGATAATGCCAAAGCTAAGGTGCAGTTCAAGGCTCCTGCCGGCATGGACTCCTACACCTATAAGCTTGGCGACGGCACGGTTTCAGACCAGGCAACAATCGATCATATCTATGACATCAGCGAGCAAACGGAATTTGACGTTGAACTGCAACTGATCAAAGGCGCCTGTGAAGTCACCCAAACCAAGAAAATGCTCCTTACCCCCTGCAGCGCCGAATTCACTCACCGCGTGCTTGAAGATAATACCAGTGCCGGTCAGAAAATTATCCTCGAATATACTGTGCTGGCAACGGGCGGCAAAGAATATCAATTAACCGATGAACTGGGCAGCATAAAATCTACCGGCCGGGTATTCAAACGGGTTTACCCCTTAGGGGAAGTCGAACGAGAAATGCCGGTGACCATGAGGCTGGACAAGCCCCCTTGCCTGGCAACCTTTAGCCAGACGGTTACCATTCCGGCGTTCCAGCCGCTGTTTATAGATCTGGAAATCACAGAATTTGTCTGGTGCGATAAGACACCATACCGGATCCGTACCAGTGTCAGCGGCGGTAAGGCGTCCGGCCCAGGAGTGCGTGAAGACAGTCAGGG
It includes:
- a CDS encoding PKD domain-containing protein; translation: MDTCNTYPKFQADQVLTADQLNDLFGYLDLQSRWTRKCFAGAGIAHGFQMQTAADFTGISLSPGYGLTTLGYLVKHPGSDYSHYTAYTDPVKYAFFNTAEEGEDQQQLALWQLLTSEEKDNDNPGHKALNKDFLKDKVALAYLEVEDEDLDTCTGSDCNEKGSKINLCVRILLVAKEQLDLLNKKGKSEKTTNLYQMLQQKYQLPTLKIGRLHWLGDSNHLLELEDILKSYAFLIQQGPLQKIPEAFRQAFEVYAPLLSEDYQANPFIDWQPQLWRQQAKYPLGIQYYYDHIKDLILAYEEFVNLAFEVFSAACLPDSGFPKHLMLGQVDVATQCKPSSYRHHFIRASIPGQPVTGGKLHQVKFLFQRLVLLTRAFKVPQTGDSKNPIKITPSKEKQTPLGKRSLPYYYDLQTYPQLKNFWDFDLASQCRSHQVFSYQDNLSSPVCVADLPFRDSSFTGLSLIDRVNINSLADIQSLLKDKLLTEKVSLAELDSLSFADSKTDFADIKLSSGHPEVLTETLTKSYNLSSIPETKISESFSLGSFITPTPGFDLRTFPGSFSGIDPRAFPGFAPSPFPGPVPRPLPGPLPGPITGPAPRPIPFPLPLPKPSPKPIPQPFPWPKPIPVPVPGPTPVPGPTPTPGPKPTPVPKPVPAPKDVLLQTLRDKFPTADTLIAHHYPLDVDQNEFPFYRIEGHLGEKYTDAFDRISQWIKCYNLPIKLMALKVGSNYQDISSSLGCQFDDIELVYSALTHKLACEYNKLKEMVADIEFDSPKETVEISEVTKVKGKFIDGKTNLPLSRVHYAIKALNIHGQSNAQGEMEITDLAPGSYQVETYIDDYGSKYFPITVQDKKTLALADIPLYQDALLDEKRLVYSQKVAESDILNKARAYAEKPDFYSSSFDSRAFSSLGGLADETDFQLKTEAFKSPSYDPSLFTSRNITLDLSQPAMTEKTAFFEKRDLENIEFDQIKFEKAQPESPRVDKTLFEQPSFRINTAKALATPSPYKIDSLIRKIKFDPVTDTSLLTKHYLYKNFANLNIREDTEIFEKVSQPVDITTSLDLLLKELEKPLAKFSKQDFTNAYQMLLTRLDMFEQVIGKYQDYIPAAERPALLRYFNLIRDQGCFQQFQGLLDNYNARKLKIQQKLLLSVYSEHNCGMAHVAGCWAGGTFFLAYDDEHTVVLDFALPYICCSDCPPINLCSTEPVLFKLPLEFYCKNDKRKFKFITSPPGGEVIGSGVSKEVTTGDFYFTPALADIDEGEIKFAYLINNTRYEFSALLAQIKAAISYKIIQVTDAPKSAEIKFTATPQEAGEYLWDFGDGNSSNKANPVHSFDLTQDSAFTVNLTVTKDPCIGTASHELTFEICNANFTAVEVARSLDKIRYAFSHPQAANTRTWQLDEDVVVENQETIEQDYELADSQREVTVTLSITQETCDDSKSQTITIPARREVSIFIDRLFLCHQDVHEPVTFDPPGGKATGNGLVLIDGDYHFYPGHPDVLLGANEISYEYQGKTVSVVVTVDAITQEFTAQIAQIDADNAKAKVQFKAPAGMDSYTYKLGDGTVSDQATIDHIYDISEQTEFDVELQLIKGACEVTQTKKMLLTPCSAEFTHRVLEDNTSAGQKIILEYTVLATGGKEYQLTDELGSIKSTGRVFKRVYPLGEVEREMPVTMRLDKPPCLATFSQTVTIPAFQPLFIDLEITEFVWCDKTPYRIRTSVSGGKASGPGVREDSQGFTFTPALANTGGEVIISYQLGDLATAITVKLIKPQANFSIIGINKVDNGLYDVKLVNNSKDHNSASWLFSPGGNSSNMDEVMVFQLKEVESGQAVKATLTVAWNELCANSMERVFHVPTDIIRIETDIPLENLTSLRVDETFTKVIPETTGLTKDTMTTVSRVREDFSSQVIAKTYVSGQKNLELSKTLAPLLLSTRDQLTKVATKESAKAAQLGYPLMLTQVNLVLDLVTVMSDDLKVEDPMNNTLNEIGNSLGTLMETGIELNKDNVLSDKLIRVKKENAAKPNVLAAINKIESLMS